In one Pseudomonas fitomaticsae genomic region, the following are encoded:
- a CDS encoding TonB-dependent siderophore receptor: MKNSTAKNKKSPWLPLALALAVNAAVPMAFAAEAIHIRAQPLGQALSELGQQTSLQVFFSPDLVAGKQAPAVDGNLSPEQALRQLLQGSGLDYQINEGSVTLSPAPTSAANGPLELGVTDIKVVGDWLGDANAAVVQNHPGARTVIRREAMVEQGAMNVGDVLRRVPGVQVQEANGTGGSDISLNVGVRGLTSRLSPRSTVLIDGVPAAFAPYGQPQLSMAPISSGNLDSIDVVRGAGSVRYGPQNVGGVINFVTRAIPEKTTGEIGTTLETSQHGGWKHIDTAFLGGTADNGIGMALLYSGVNGNGYRERNNGNDIDDVILKTHWAPTEQDDFSLNFHYYDASADMPGGLTQKQYDDKPFQSDRDYDGFSGRRKDVSFKWIRQIDERTQAEVLTYYSDSFRGSTIAARDQKTLSSFPRSYYTLGIEPRVSRVFDVGPTTQEVSVGYRYLKEAMHEQSSRLALVNNEPVVTKTSDGHVFQDRTGGTEANSVYIDNKIDVGNWTVTPGIRFEHISTDWHDRAVLDTAGKRVPEKNRSIESNEPLPALSVMYHLSDAWKLFANYETSFGSLQYFQLGQGGSGDQTANGLEPEKAKTYEIGTRYNDDVWGGEVTLFYIDFDDELQYISNDVGWTNLGATKHQGIEASVHYDMAALDPRLDGLTANAGFTYTRATYEGEIPGFKGRDLPFYSRQVATVGLRYDINRWTYNIDGFAQSKQRSPGTGVNADGSFNGNYITEGTADGQYGDIPGYVTWNVRGGYDFGSQLSNLKLGAGVKNIFDKQYFTRSSDNNSGIYVGTPRTFFVQASVGF; the protein is encoded by the coding sequence GTGAAAAACTCCACCGCCAAAAACAAAAAATCCCCTTGGTTGCCGCTGGCGCTTGCGCTGGCGGTCAACGCCGCCGTGCCGATGGCCTTCGCCGCCGAAGCCATTCATATCCGCGCACAGCCGTTGGGTCAGGCCCTGAGCGAACTGGGCCAGCAAACCTCGTTGCAGGTGTTTTTCAGCCCGGACCTGGTCGCCGGCAAACAGGCGCCGGCGGTGGACGGCAATCTTTCTCCGGAGCAGGCCCTGCGCCAATTGCTGCAAGGCAGCGGTCTGGATTATCAGATCAATGAAGGCTCGGTGACCTTGTCCCCAGCGCCGACTTCCGCCGCCAATGGCCCGCTGGAATTGGGCGTGACCGACATCAAAGTGGTCGGCGACTGGCTCGGCGACGCCAACGCCGCCGTGGTGCAGAACCATCCCGGCGCGCGCACCGTGATCCGCCGCGAAGCGATGGTCGAGCAGGGCGCGATGAACGTCGGCGACGTACTGCGCCGCGTGCCGGGCGTGCAGGTGCAGGAAGCCAACGGCACCGGCGGCAGCGACATATCGCTGAACGTCGGCGTGCGAGGTTTGACGTCGCGCCTGTCGCCACGCTCCACCGTATTGATTGATGGCGTGCCGGCCGCGTTCGCCCCGTACGGTCAGCCGCAACTGTCCATGGCCCCGATCTCTTCCGGCAACCTCGACAGTATCGACGTGGTTCGTGGTGCCGGCTCCGTGCGTTACGGGCCGCAGAACGTCGGCGGCGTGATCAACTTCGTGACCCGCGCGATCCCGGAAAAAACCACCGGTGAAATCGGCACGACTCTGGAAACCTCGCAGCACGGTGGCTGGAAACACATCGACACCGCATTCCTCGGCGGCACCGCCGACAACGGCATCGGCATGGCGCTGTTGTACTCGGGCGTCAACGGCAACGGTTACCGTGAGCGCAACAACGGCAACGACATCGACGACGTGATCCTCAAGACCCACTGGGCGCCGACCGAGCAGGACGATTTCAGCCTCAACTTCCACTACTACGACGCCAGCGCCGACATGCCCGGCGGCCTGACGCAGAAGCAGTACGACGATAAACCGTTCCAGTCCGACCGCGACTACGACGGCTTCAGCGGCCGCCGCAAGGATGTGTCGTTCAAGTGGATCCGGCAGATCGACGAGCGTACCCAGGCGGAAGTGCTGACTTACTATTCCGACAGTTTCCGTGGCAGCACCATCGCCGCCCGCGATCAGAAAACCCTCAGCTCGTTCCCGCGTTCCTACTACACGCTGGGCATCGAACCGCGTGTCTCGCGCGTGTTTGACGTAGGCCCGACCACCCAGGAAGTCAGCGTCGGTTATCGCTACCTGAAAGAAGCGATGCACGAGCAATCGAGCCGTCTCGCACTGGTCAACAATGAGCCGGTGGTCACCAAGACCTCCGACGGTCACGTGTTCCAGGACCGCACCGGCGGCACCGAGGCCAACTCGGTCTACATCGACAACAAGATCGACGTCGGCAACTGGACCGTGACCCCGGGCATTCGCTTCGAGCACATCAGCACCGACTGGCATGATCGCGCCGTGCTCGACACCGCCGGCAAACGCGTGCCGGAGAAAAACCGCAGCATCGAAAGCAACGAGCCGCTGCCGGCCCTGAGCGTGATGTATCACTTGTCCGATGCGTGGAAACTGTTCGCCAACTACGAGACGTCGTTCGGAAGCCTGCAGTACTTCCAGCTCGGTCAGGGCGGCTCGGGTGACCAGACCGCCAATGGCCTGGAGCCGGAGAAAGCCAAGACCTACGAGATCGGTACGCGCTACAACGATGACGTGTGGGGCGGGGAAGTGACGCTGTTCTACATCGACTTCGATGACGAACTGCAATACATCAGCAACGACGTGGGCTGGACCAACCTCGGCGCGACCAAGCACCAGGGTATCGAAGCGTCGGTGCACTACGACATGGCGGCGCTTGATCCGCGTCTCGATGGTCTGACCGCCAACGCCGGTTTCACCTACACCCGCGCGACCTATGAAGGCGAGATCCCGGGCTTCAAGGGCCGTGACCTGCCGTTCTACTCGCGTCAGGTGGCGACCGTCGGCCTGCGTTACGACATCAACCGCTGGACCTACAACATCGACGGTTTTGCCCAGTCCAAACAGCGCTCGCCGGGGACCGGCGTAAATGCCGATGGCAGCTTCAATGGCAACTACATCACCGAAGGTACGGCGGACGGGCAGTACGGCGACATTCCGGGCTACGTGACCTGGAACGTGCGCGGCGGCTATGACTTCGGTTCGCAGCTCTCCAACCTGAAGCTCGGCGCCGGGGTGAAAAACATCTTCGACAAGCAGTACTTCACCCGCTCCAGCGACAACAACTCGGGGATCTACGTGGGCACGCCACGGACGTTCTTCGTGCAGGCCAGCGTCGGTTTCTGA
- a CDS encoding MFS transporter: MTAINTPPPLAPGRLQQMSTRIAFFIAGLGIAAWAPLVPYAKARAGLDEGTLGLLLLCLGVGSILAMPLAGILATRFGCRKVATGGTLLICAALPLLATVSSIPALIATLFMFGAGLGTVDSTVNLQAVIVERASGKNMMSGFHGLFSLGGIVGAAGVSALLGLGLSPLAAMLVVVVVLIAALFKAVPHMLPYGSESSGPAFAVPHGIVLFIGGMCFIVFLTEGAALDWSAVFLAQERGIDTAYAGLGYAAFALTMTAGRLTGDRIVRALGATRIILFGGLLAAAGLFLATFAPSWQAALLGYALVGAGCSNIVPVLYTAVGKQTVMPESIAVPAITTLGYAGILAGPAVIGFVAHASSLSFAFGLMATLLVAVAIGGKALKV; the protein is encoded by the coding sequence ATGACCGCCATCAACACCCCGCCGCCCCTCGCCCCCGGACGTCTGCAACAGATGTCCACGCGCATCGCTTTCTTCATTGCCGGGCTCGGCATTGCCGCGTGGGCGCCGCTGGTGCCCTACGCCAAGGCGCGGGCCGGGCTCGATGAAGGCACGTTGGGGTTGCTGTTGCTGTGCCTGGGTGTTGGTTCGATTCTGGCGATGCCGCTGGCGGGGATTCTGGCCACGCGGTTTGGCTGCCGGAAGGTGGCCACCGGCGGCACGTTGCTGATCTGCGCGGCGTTGCCGTTGCTGGCGACGGTGTCGTCGATTCCGGCGTTGATCGCCACGTTGTTCATGTTCGGTGCCGGCCTGGGTACGGTGGATTCGACGGTGAATCTGCAAGCGGTGATCGTCGAGCGGGCCAGCGGCAAGAACATGATGTCGGGGTTTCACGGCCTGTTCAGCCTCGGCGGGATCGTCGGCGCGGCGGGTGTGAGCGCCCTGCTCGGCCTCGGGTTGTCGCCACTGGCGGCGATGCTGGTGGTGGTCGTGGTGTTGATCGCGGCGCTGTTCAAGGCGGTGCCGCACATGTTGCCTTACGGCAGTGAAAGCTCGGGCCCGGCGTTCGCGGTGCCCCACGGGATTGTGCTGTTCATCGGCGGGATGTGCTTCATCGTGTTCCTCACCGAAGGCGCGGCGCTGGACTGGAGCGCGGTGTTCCTGGCGCAGGAACGCGGGATCGACACCGCCTATGCCGGGCTGGGTTACGCAGCGTTCGCGTTGACCATGACGGCAGGCCGGCTGACCGGTGACCGGATCGTCCGGGCACTGGGTGCGACCCGGATCATTCTGTTTGGCGGTCTGCTGGCGGCGGCGGGATTGTTTCTGGCGACCTTCGCCCCGAGCTGGCAAGCCGCGCTATTGGGCTATGCGCTGGTCGGCGCAGGCTGTTCGAACATCGTGCCGGTGCTATACACGGCGGTGGGCAAACAGACGGTGATGCCGGAAAGCATCGCCGTGCCGGCAATCACCACACTGGGTTATGCAGGGATTCTCGCAGGGCCGGCGGTGATCGGGTTTGTCGCCCACGCCAGCAGTCTGAGTTTTGCCTTCGGGTTGATGGCGACGTTGCTGGTGGCGGTGGCGATTGGCGGGAAAGCGCTGAAGGTCTGA
- a CDS encoding FecR family protein, whose translation MMDTRDCACGQTTVRDDAARWFVRLQEPAVSADEQQRFDAWLNEHPQHRDEFQLLQGLWTAADLLPAPRLKALCETPPARRERRPLLRYAVAASVVAVALGLGLFSGLNHPAGYSAEFATALGERKHVALPDGSVIDLNSRSRLQVRFEKDRRLIELTEGEAMFSVEHDTSRPFVVEAGSGKVTVTGTRFDVRRDVTQTRVAVEQGTVKVQGRDAADADFISLTAGLGTRIDAQGKVAPAYAVNPAELTAWRSGKLVFNNASLSEVAEEVSRYRDKPLKVVNPAVANLRLTSVFKSDNTDALLKALPSILPVAVRTLADGSQEIISK comes from the coding sequence ATGATGGATACTCGTGATTGCGCGTGCGGGCAAACAACGGTGCGCGATGACGCGGCACGCTGGTTTGTGCGTTTGCAGGAGCCGGCCGTCAGTGCCGACGAACAGCAGCGCTTCGACGCGTGGTTGAACGAACATCCGCAGCACCGTGACGAATTCCAGTTGCTGCAAGGCTTGTGGACAGCGGCGGATCTGCTGCCGGCGCCACGGCTTAAAGCTTTGTGCGAAACCCCGCCGGCGCGGCGCGAACGCCGTCCGCTGTTGCGTTATGCCGTGGCGGCCAGCGTGGTTGCGGTGGCACTTGGGCTCGGGCTGTTCAGCGGCTTGAATCACCCGGCGGGTTACAGCGCCGAATTCGCCACCGCCCTCGGCGAGCGCAAGCATGTCGCGCTGCCGGACGGTTCAGTGATCGACCTCAACAGCCGCAGCCGTTTGCAGGTGCGTTTCGAAAAGGATCGGCGGCTCATCGAGTTGACCGAAGGCGAAGCGATGTTCAGCGTCGAGCACGACACTTCCCGCCCGTTCGTGGTCGAGGCTGGCAGCGGCAAGGTCACGGTGACCGGCACCCGCTTCGATGTGCGCCGCGACGTGACGCAGACCCGGGTCGCGGTGGAGCAGGGCACGGTCAAGGTGCAGGGGCGTGATGCGGCCGATGCCGATTTCATCAGCCTCACTGCCGGCCTCGGCACGCGGATCGATGCCCAGGGCAAAGTGGCGCCAGCCTACGCGGTCAACCCGGCGGAACTGACGGCCTGGCGTAGCGGCAAACTGGTGTTCAACAACGCCAGCCTCAGCGAAGTCGCCGAGGAAGTGTCGCGCTATCGCGACAAGCCGCTGAAGGTCGTCAACCCCGCCGTGGCCAATCTGCGCCTGACCAGCGTGTTCAAATCCGACAACACCGACGCCTTGCTCAAGGCCTTGCCGAGCATCCTTCCGGTGGCCGTGCGCACCCTTGCCGACGGCAGCCAGGAAATAATTTCAAAATAG
- a CDS encoding sigma-70 family RNA polymerase sigma factor produces MIPMLPRRPGFLEHYEELIGTWTRRLRNRSQAEDLAHDTFVRVLESDSSAVQQPRAYLHQTARNIAVDGYRREDRRGAMESEAIDLSESPTGDPEHYMHAIQLADSIERALTELPVNCRRIFVWQKIEGLTQAEIAERLGLSKNMVEKYMIRTLRHLRDRLDGAQS; encoded by the coding sequence ATGATCCCCATGCTGCCCCGCAGACCCGGCTTTCTCGAGCATTACGAAGAGTTGATCGGCACCTGGACCCGTCGCCTGCGCAATCGCTCGCAGGCCGAGGATCTGGCGCACGACACCTTTGTGCGGGTGCTCGAATCCGATTCGTCGGCGGTGCAGCAACCCCGGGCGTATCTGCATCAGACCGCGCGCAACATCGCGGTGGACGGCTATCGGCGTGAGGACCGGCGGGGCGCCATGGAGTCGGAGGCGATCGATCTCAGTGAGTCGCCGACCGGCGATCCGGAGCATTACATGCATGCGATCCAGCTGGCCGATTCCATCGAACGTGCGCTCACGGAGCTGCCGGTCAACTGTCGGCGGATTTTCGTCTGGCAGAAGATCGAAGGCCTGACCCAGGCAGAAATCGCCGAACGCCTGGGCCTGTCCAAGAACATGGTGGAAAAGTATATGATCCGCACCCTGCGGCATCTGCGTGATCGCCTGGACGGGGCGCAATCATGA